From the genome of Candidatus Hydrogenedentota bacterium:
GCAGCCGGCACAATGCGAATAACGTTTGTGTATCCCGGCATGACCGGGAACTTGATCGGCGTGCCGCCGGTTACGGGGAAGCTGCCCCTCTCGTCTCGAAGCGAGCACTCCAAACCCCGCGACAGGAAGACCTCAAGCACATTTACGACTCATGTGATTCGGGGCTTTTTCCCAGCCGGACAGAGTGGTTCGGCTTGCTCATTCTGGAAGCAATGGCATGCCGCATACCTGTTATCGGAACTCCCGCGGGCGCCGCGCCCGAGCTTCTGGGGTTTGGCGGCGCCGTGCTCGTTGAGTATGACAATGTCGTCGCGATGGCCGATGCCATTCTTCACGTAACAGGGTTGTCGGAAGAAGAATGGCGCGAAATGCCACGTATGGCGCGTGAAGCCGCTGAGCGCTATAGTTGGCATGATGCTACCCTGAGATTTGCGGATGCGTTGCGGCAGGCTGTCGATCGTTCACGCAATGCGCAATATAGAGGAGCCTAGCCTTTTATGCAGGCTACCCACGGCGGGAATGCGTTGGTTGGGATTGCCCTGTTTGGCTGGATCCCACTCGTGTTGTTGCTTTTCGCACTGCTGCCTCCCCGGCGCGCGGCCCTGCTCGGCTTTTTAGGGGGGTGGATGTTTCTTCCCTGCGGCGGGTATGAAATCAAGTTCTTTCCCGAGTACAACAAGACGAGCGCCGTTTGTATCGGGATTTTTCTCGCCACCTTGATATTCGATACGGGGCGAATTACGCGTTTCAGGTTTCATTGGCTCGACCTATTCCCGGTCATGTCATGCGTAGTCCCGTTTTTTTCGTCGCTTTCAAATGGTCTGGGAGCATACGACGGGTTTTCTTCCGTTGCGAGCGAGATGACTATCTGGATGTTTCCTTACCTGATCGGCAGACTTTATTTCACAGATTTCCGAAGCATGAACGAACTGATTCTGGCAATTTTCATTGCTGGGATGGTTTATGCACCGTTTTGTCTTTTCGAGATTCGCTTCAGTCCCAACCTCCATTATTGGGTTTATGGATTTCAGCAATCACCGTTCGTCACAAGGTTCCGCCTCGGGGGTTTCCGGCCCACGGTCTTCATGAGAACCGGTTTGATGCTTTCCTTGTTTATGGGATTTACCGCATTGAGCGGGTTTGGGCTTTGGATTTCCAGAGCGAAGGAAGATTTCCTCGGGTTGCCTCTTTGGGTGTCCGTGGCCGCGCTTGCGGCAACCACGGTCCTGTGCAAATCAACGGGGGCCCTTCTACTTGTATTTGTTGGATTGATCTCGTTACTAGCGGTGAAATACCTGAGAACCAGCTTGCCTGTGATAATGCTTGCCTGTGCCACAATTATGTATATTATCATTCGCGGCAGCGGCTTGTGGTCGGGCACGGAACTGGTCGATGTGGCTTCGGCCACCGTGGGCCAGGAAAGAGCCGATTCATTAGGCCTTCGAATTGTGAACGAAACCGCTCTTGCGGAACGGGCGAGAGAACACCTATTACTTGGATGGGGCGGCTGGGGCGATAGCCGCATAGTGGATGAAGAAGGTCGCGATACAAGCATCACGGACGGTTACTGGATAATCGTATTCGGCACCCGTGGGGCGCTCGGCCTCACAGCCTTCCTCGGCACAGTCTTGGGGCCTGCTTTGTTTCTTCCCTATCGAATCTCCGGAAAGAACTGGATGTTTCCCGCGATAGCCCCAGCTGCTATCGGAGCACTAATCCTTTGCTTATGGATGCTCGACTGCATTCCAAATGCTATGTTCAATCCGATTTACCTTGTGGTCGCCGGGGGACTGGCTGGGTTTCGGAGAGTTGGTGTGCCACGCGCTCAAGAGGTCCGGGTGCCCACAAGACCGTTGAAATACGCGGCCAGGCATCCCGGCGGCGCAACAAACGCTGAGCACACTTGAATCTATCCGATCAGCACGAACATAATCTGATCGACGGTTCCTACACGTCTTGATCATTGCCTGCCCAATGCCGGAACCGTTTAAGGGGTACTCTTATAGGGGCGGAATGAATGCGACAGATCAAAGTACTTTTGATAGCTGAAGCAGCAAACCCGGAGTGGGTGAGCGTTCCGCTCGTAGGGTGGTCGCTCGCGAAAGCCCTGCGCTCTCTCTTTGACGTACATCTCGTCACGCAAGTGAGGAACAGGGACGCGATCCGTGCTGCCGGATTGGAAGAGGGACGTGATTTTACAGCCATCGACTCCGAACTGGTTGCGCGCCCGCTTCACAAGCTTTCAAATCTGATTCGGCGCGGAGCGGGAGTTGGTTTCACAACAGGTACTGCGTTGCAGTTTCCCAGCTACTGCTACTTCGAGCACTTGGTCTGGAAAGCCTTTTCGACGCGGATTCGCGAGAAAGAATTCGACATCGTCCATCGCATAACGCCACTGAGCCCCACATTGCCAAGTCTCATAGCGAAAAAGTGCGCCAAGGCTGCAGTCCCATTCGTATGGGGACCGATTAACGGGGGGGCCCCGTGGCCTAAAGAGTTCGATGCCGTGCGCCGCAAGGAGCGCGAATGGCTTTCCTATGTGCGCGGGGCCTACAAGCTGCTGCCCGGCTACCGGTCAACGCGCCGGTACGCCTCGGCGATTCTTGTCGGCTCCCAGGACACATTGGAGCAGATGCCCCAGAACTATCATGAAAAGTGTGTCTACCTTCCCGAGAACGCCATTTGGCCGGAGTGTTTCTCGCGGCAGGTGGAGCCTCCTACCGATACCCCCATACGCGTGGCTTTTGTGGGCAGGCTCGTGCCCTACAAAGGTGCCGACATGCTTATCGAAGCGGCTGCACAGCTCATCAAAGATGGGAAAATCACGCTGGACGTCATGGGAGACGGTCCCGAAATGCCGCGCCTGCGCGAAATGGTGACGCGCCTCGACGTCGCAAACGGCGTGCGGCTGCGCGGGTGGATCCAGCACGAGGAACTGCAGACGCATCTTGTGCAGTGCCACGTCTTCGGTTTTCCAAGCGTACGCGAATTTGGCGGAGGCGTCGTGCTTGAGGCCATGGCGCTCGGCTTGGTGCCAATTGTCGTTGACTATGCGGGCCCACGAGAACTGGTGACCTCAGACGTGGGTTACAAAGTTCCCATGGGCAAACGTGAAGAGATCATTAAGGGCTTTCGTGAAGTGCTGCAAACAGTCTGCCGACGATCCGCGCAAATTGGCGAGATGGGACAACGCGCAAGGAATAGGGTGATGGCCCTCTTCACCTGGGAGCGAAAGGCGGCTCAGGTCGGGCATGTGTATGAATGGGTACTCCGCATTCGAGCGGACAAACCCAATTTCGCCTTTGACCAGGTTCCCCAGGGACCGCGCTAGCTACTCAGACTGCGGGTATACGGCCTTTGGGGGAAGGCAATACAGACAGCTTACAATGCGTGTCATGGCGGAGAGAGTCAAGATTGTGGGGTCACGAAAATGAAGCGTTTCATGGTGCGTGCCATCTCTGCGGGAATGTCTCTATATCCTTTTCTTACCGGCCGAGGATACGTGTCGAGAACACGTTTCTGCGTGTGGTTGACGAAAGACATGTCCGCTCCGACATGGGTCCGGCTTAGCAATGGCATGGCCATTTTGGTGGACCCCGCAGAAGATTTGGGACGCTGCGTTCTCCTAACGAGGGACTGGGATGCGAAAATTACGAGAGTCTGCCGGAGTTTATTGAGGTCGGGAGATGTCTTTCTAGACATTGGGGCACACTGCGGGCTGGTTTCCCTCAGTGTCTGCGACCTCCTGAACACTGATGGCCGAATACATGCCTTCGAACCCCAGCCCGAACTCATCGCGAGGTTCAAGCAATCGGTGGTACGAAACAATTTGGAGAATGTTTACTTGCACAACGTGGCACTCTCTAACACGACGGAACAAGGTGAGCTAGCCGTGCCGTACGGAAAGACAACATTGGGTTCTCTATCTCGCCGCCTGGATAAGTCGCAATTCACGGTCACAATCAGCCTGAAACAAGCATCCCAGTATCTCCAACAACTTGGCATCGACAAGGTCCGCCTCATGAAGGTGGATGTGGAAGGACACGAATCCGTGTTGTTGGAGGGCATGACCTCTTTCCTGGAAACTTCGTCGGTAGACGCGATCCTTTTTGAATCGGAGCCTCACGAAGGGCCTTTCAGGGAACGGTCCGCGGTCAAGAAACTCGCGGTTCTCGGTTACCGCTTCTTCGCGATCCCGATGACAATGCTCCGTTTGCGGTACATCGAAGTCGATGAGTCGAACGACGGTACGGTTTTCCCCAAAGCGCACGATTTCCTCGCCATCTCCAGAGGATCATCGCTTGCTTCCCTGGGCGTGCGAGGGTAGCAGGACTAATGCAGTGATCCCCGGTCTTCTTACCCGAGTGTGGGAAGTTCTCCGCTCACTGCTCAGATGTTCGCAGAGTTGGCACTGGCCTCGTAAGGCGGTCAAAATACTGGGATCGAAAGAAAGGGAAACAATCGAACTCAGGAAGCTTGAAGGATGCTGATAATTGGCGACGGTATGTCAGGTTGACGAATAACTGGCAGTCAAGCTCGAGATACTGGCCGGAATCCCCAAATGAGCCGTGGACCCATGGGGTCTTTCTGCCGCTGTCAGGATGGGATTTACTGGGGTTGTTTCATGTATGCCCAGTTTGGTATGCAGCTTGCTATACCTTACGGGGCGTGTTCTACTGAGTGCCCAAGACAGATGGTCTGCTCCGCATCAGTCTGCGAAACAGGTTAGATTTAGTAGAGGATGAAAACCATGCCAAAGTCGCTATTCACTGCTGTCAGTGCGTTTGCATGTGTATTGGCCCTTTCTACTGACGCAAGTGCCCTTTCAGCCGTCATTGAGGTCAATGCGCCAAGTTGGTTAGAAACAAGAGCCCCATATCCTGCCGCACTGACACGCTACTATGCGCCTCATCCCGTCTTCTTCGAGGGATGGAAGTCCGAGCCACGAGAAGAGATCGCATCTTACGACTGGGACTTTGGTGATGGAAGTGCTCATTTTTCCGGATTCAACGCAGCTCATGTGTACGAAACGCCAGGCACCTACACCGTGACGCTGAAGGTCACGCGCAAGGCGGCTGTCGGCGAGACGCCGGATACCGATACGGATACGATTGAGATCACGGTACTCGAACGAGATGGCAAGACCTACTATGTGGATTCCGCCATCGGCAATGACACCTATGACGGCAAGTCGCAAACGGTGGCCGGCGGCGGCGCGGGGCCTTGGAAGACCGCGACACATGCGTTTAGACAGATGTGCAGTGGGTTCTATGGCCAGGGAGATCGGATTTTGTTCAAGCGGGGGCAGACCTTCGATTTGGAGGCGAATGTTGTCACTTGGAGCCATTGGGCGACCGGAGACGGCGGCTTTATGTTCGGCGCCTATGGCACGGGGCACAAACCAATAATACAAACAGTTGGTGCTGGAGGCGGCTCGCTGTTCACGTCTGCCGGTGTTGGCGCGCGGTTCATCTCGTTCGTTGACTTGGAGTTCAACTGCACAGCGGAGGGGCAAGAGAGGTCAATCTTCTGGAACAAGGGCTCCGGCGTTGCGACCTTGCTCTGGCTGCGCGTTGATCTGAAGAACTTCTACCAAGGCTGGATATTGACAGCTGGCTATGAGGGCACTGGCGAAGGGTCCGGCATCTTCGTCGTCGATTGTACGACCTATGACTCCCGAATCGTGCATTTCTATTGCATCTCTTCGCGCGTAGCCCTTCTGAACAATCATTTTGACTACTCGCAGAACCACTTGGCTTACGCGGAAAACGTTCGGGTGGGCGTGATTGATGGCAACACTTTTGAGCGTGCCGCGTTTGGCCGCTGTGCGCTCCGCATTAGTGGTGCCGGTCTGAATTACATGGCATCAAATGTATGGGTTTCCAATAATGACTTCCTCGGGTGGATGGATCCAAGGAAACGTGCGGACTATGACGGAAATGTCGCACTTTCGATTAATGGAGACAGATATAACTACACTCTTGTCGGTTTCACGCCGAATGTCCCCACCGAAGACAGATTCGGCGAATGGCTCGTGTTTGAGAACAACGTGGTTACAGACTCGGAGGTTTTTATGCGGCTTGCCGCGTGGGAACACGTCCTGATTCGTAAGAATGTTTTCACGACCCCAGACCCGACGCAGGAAAAGAAGTTCTATATCGGGGAAATGCAAGAACGGCGTCCCCTCTATGATGTCCAGATCGTCGACAACACATTCGAGTATAGGGGTACACTCTCGCCTGGGTTAAGAGCGCCTATGCTATACCTCCGGGCTTACAGTGGGCCTGCGTACCCGTATCGAAACGCTCATGAGGACATTGCAATATCCAGAAACCTCTTCAAAACGAGCGACACAGACCTTTGTTTCCTGATGGTGCCTGATGCTGCTGAGAACTATGCTTGCCTTACCTCTTGTGATAATCTTCTCTATTTTGCGGATGCAAGTCTTGCCGCTTTTGCCCGCGAGACAAGTCCGGTCACGTACTACACCCTTTCCCAGTGGCGCTCCCTGACCGGCAACGACCAGGCGACGCAGATATACACCAACACCAACTGGCCGGTGCCGGGGTGGGCGAAGTCGCCGGAGACCGATGTGGACAGTCCGATTCCGGTTATCTACGAGCGTGCCCAGGCGACCAGCGGCGGCGCGTTGAGCGAAGTGCGCCTGTGGGCGCGGCTGAACGATGGTCCGTGGGCTGATACGGGACTGCGCACTTCTGGCGCTTCGGGGTCGTTCTCGTTCCCGGCGACTCAAGGCGTTGGCACGTACTATTTCGCGACCCAGGCGGTTGACACGCAGGGCAACGCATCGTTGGCGCCGGTGGGGCCCGGTTCGACAAAGACCTACTACACGGGCGGGGCGCCTGCAGACACTACGGCCCCCGATCCGGGTGTTGTGAGCGCGCCTGCATCCGCAACAGCCAGCCCTATCCCAGTCACGTATACGGGCGCTGCCGATGAATCGGGCGGCAGCGGCTTAAAGGAAGTCGAGTTGTGGGTCAAGAAGGCTTCGGTAGGCACGTGGGGCGCCACCGGGCTCAAGGGGAGCGGCGCTTCAGGCTCTTTCAGCTACCCTGTGACGGTATCGGGCGCCGAAACGTTCTATTTCAGCACGCGCGCCAAGGACAATGTGGGCAACATTTCTGCGCTTCCCTCCGACAACGGACAGGCAAGCACTGTCTTTGACAATACCACCCCTCCCGAGCCGGAGACGGACACTGTTGCTCCTACGACCGGCTCATTGAGCGTTCCCAGCGTGACTGCAGCCTCTCCTATCACCATCAGCTACCTTGGCGTTGCGGATGAAGGCGGGAGCGGTCTCAAACAAGTCGTTCTTTGGACCAAGATTAACGGCGGCTCGTGGCTCAGCACCGGCATGACCAACGCCCAGTCAGCGGGGAGCTTCGCCTACACCCCCGCCGCTGGGGACGGTTCGTATGCGTTCGCCCTGCGCGCCGAGGACAATGCCGGGAACTTCTCCGCCGTTCCTTCCGGCGCCGGGACGCCGTGCCTTTTCGACAAGACCCCGCCGGTTGTCGGGTCAATGAATTCCCCGCAATATACAAAGACAACGCCGATTCCGGTCGAGTTTGGCGGTATTTCAGACGGCGCCGGAAGCGGTCTCAAGAAAGTCTATCTCTGGTTCCGTAAGGATGGTGGGAGCTGGACGGACTCGGGTCTCAGCCTGGTCGCGGCATCGGGTGCGTTCAGCCCCGGCGCCAGCCAGAATGGGACCTACGAATACGCGCTGCGGGTGGAAGACACCGCAGGGAACATTTCGCCCGTGCCGGGTGGCGCCGGGCAGACAGCAACCGTCTTCGATACGGTTGCGCCGGCTCTGGGAACGGTGAGCGCCCCGGGCACTGAGAACGCCCCTCCGATCTCCGTGGTGTACAGCGGCGTCCAGGATGCCGGAAGCGGACTGAAGGCGGTGTATCTGTGGTTCCGGAAGGGCGCTGGCACATGGCAGAACTCCGGCTTGTCCTCGGCCGGAGAGTCGGGTTCGTTCTCTTTCAACGGCATGACCGGCAACGATACCTATTACTTTGCGGTGCAGGCCGATGACAATGCGGGCAACCTGACGCCTGTTCCTTCCGGCGACGGGGGCGCCAATACGGTTTACAGCGCGCAATTCAGTCCCGGAACAGCTGCTTCGCCTCAGTATGCAACGTCGGCGCCGATCATCGTTACGTATTCCGGGGCTGTGGCTGCCGAGATTGGCATTAAGTCCGTGCGGCTGTGGTGCAAGTACGGTTCTGACGGCGAGTGGGTCAACACGGGTCTGACGTCTCCCGGTGAATCGGGGCAGTTCGAGTTCTCTCCGGTTTCGGGTGACGGAACCTACCACTTTGCCACCACGGCGGAGAACAATGATGGCGGCCTTACCCCTGAGCCGCCCTATGGCGATGGGGACACGCAGACGATTTACGACACCACGCCGCCTTATCCCGGCAATATGACCTCGCCGCAGTACACGACCCAGACGCCGGTCGTAGTGAATTACAGCGGCGCCAACGATGCCTCCAGCGGCCTGAAAGAAGTGCGTCTGTGGTTCAAGAAGGGTTACGCCGGCGCGTGGCAGGATACAGGCCAGACGAGCACGACTCCGGATGGTTCGTTCACGTTTGAGATAACGGGTGAAGATGCCTACTTCTTCTTCTTGCAGGCTGAGGACAACGCGGGCCTTGTATCCGCGGAGCCCAGCGATGCATTGGTGTTCGGGGGAGGGTGATTCCCTTTCACTAAGTGTGTGTAGGGGATGCGATAACCCCGCTGCTTCGCGCAGCGGGGTTATTCGATCATATGGGTAACACGGGGCTCAGCCTATCTAGCTCCTGACTCTGCACGAGGTGTTTTGCGTACGCCCTCGAATACCTATAGTATGAGCCACACAGTTGTTTGAAGGGCGTGCGGCTTTCCATCCTCCTAAGGCCAGCGACACAAGGAGTGATCGACACGATGCATCCCATGCGCACCGTCTTCCTCTTCGTGACGCTCGGTGCGGCAATTGCCGTTGCGGCCCAGGGCCAATTTCCCCCGTTGCCTGACAAAGCTCCGGGACCGCATGTTGGCCTCGATGCGCCGGTTCACGCCGGCTCGGCTTCGTTTACATTCGGAGCGCCCGTTGTCGGGACCTCGTATTTTTACTGGTACGACATCGAATCGGGCGCGCACATCATCGATGGCGATGGTTCGGACGCGTTGACCACTCACCCGTCGGACATGACGGACCTGAGCTACCGGCACGCATCCTGGCACCGCACCCAGATGGAAGACATGATCGATGCCGGCATCGATTTTCTGATGCCGGTCTTCTGGGGCGTTCCGGGCCAGTATGAAGGGTGGAGTTTCGCGGGGCTCGGCCCGCTGGTCGAGGCTCATCGCGCGTTGGAGACCGAAGGTAAGAGGCCGCCCTTCATCGGGATGTTTTTTGACACCAGTATTCTGAGCCACAACGCCTACGGCAGTTCGGGCGAGCCGTACCATGCCGATCTCGCCACCGATTTCGGCAGGCGGTGGTTTTACACCGCCATTCGCGACTTTTTCAGCTTGATACCTCCCGAAATGTGGGCGCGGGTGGACGGGAAGCCGATTATCTTTCTCTACGCGGGCTCCTTCGCCAAGGCTCAGACACCCGAGGAGTTTCAGGACGTGCGCGCCTGGTTCCGGCAGGATTTCGGCTGTAACCCTTTTATTGTCAAGATGCGCGACTGGCAAGGCGAGGCGGATGCCCAGTATCAATGGGGCGGGGCCATTGAACTCATGCTCGATGAGCACGTGGCGGGATTGGGGCCGGGCTACGATCACAGCGCCGTTGCGGGTCGAGACCCCCGGGTCGTGGACCGCGAATTCGGCTGGCGGTACGCCAATCACTGGCTGCGTCTGCTTCGGATGTCGGTCGAATCGCGGCCTTGGATGGTTCACGTGGAGACCTGGAACGAATGGCACGAAGGCACCGATGTCGCCGCATCGCGGGAGTACGGACGGCTGTACATCATGCTCACCAAGGTCTTTTCGGACATGTGGCGCGCAAAGCAGCTTCTGAAGCCCGTGGGCCCGTTCGTCGAGGCCGGATCGGTGGCTTGGGAGCAGGGCGTCGCCAATGGCATATCTATTCGGCTCAGCGACGGGGACGGGGTATGGCGCGAGAATGAGGCCGGCGGGCGGAAAGCAGTTGTTTCACAGGAGAACCCGGAGACGCCCAACTCCCGCTACCTTTACTTTGACGTCGATGACGGTTTTTCCCTAACCCTGAACGGCGGAGCGGCTCTCGTCGAGGTCACGTATTGGGACACGGGGTGCGAAGCCTTTGCCCTCGAGTACGACAGTACCGACCCCGAGAGCGGGCCTGTGAGCGGGTCGTTCAGGGACGGCGGCTCGAAGACACTCGGGCAAACAGGCGTGTGGCAGACGGCAGTGTTCGAGATCGACAAGTGCCGGTTCGGCAACCGCAGCAATGGCGGCGATTTTCGTCTCGCCGTTCGGGGCGGAGCGCAGGAACTGGCCGTGTGCAAGGTGACCGTGCTTCGGAAATGACCGCGTAACCGGCGCGGCCGAATCCTGAATGTCGGGAAGAGTGGATTCACCGCGCGAAGCGATGCAAGCCGGCTTTCCTCGCTATTTCGACCGCATTTTCATATTCCACGCTTGTGATGCGGCGCGTCAGGGGGGGCATATCGTTCGCATGGTGGCAGGGATGATACTGGGCCATCACATTGACGTAGGTGTTGGGAGAGAGGTCTCTTGCAAGAAACTCCATTATGGCCTGTGTTCCTGCCAGGTTTTCCGGGAGCACGAGATGCCTGACAAGCAAGCCCCGGTACGCGACGCCGCGGGAATCCATCGTCAAATCGCCCACCTGTCGGTGCATCTCGCGCACGGCCGCCCGATTGATGCTCGGATATTCGCTGATTCCTGACAGGCGCTCCGCCGTGGCTGCGTCCGCGTATTTCATATCGGGCATGTAGATGTCGAAAACGCCGTCAAGCAGTTTCAGGGTCGGGACGCTGTCGTAGCCGCCCGAGTTGTACACGAGCGGCAATCGGAGGCCTTGTTCTGCCGCGATAGGAAGCGCTTCGAGGATCTGCGGTACGACATGCGACGGCGAAACCAAATTGATGTTGTGGCATCGCAGAGCCTGAAGGTCGAGCATGAGCCGTGCGAGGTCATTCGCCCCGAGATCGCGGCCCATCCCGTAGGCGCTGAGTTCGGCGTTCTGGCAGAAAAGACACTTCAGATTGCACCACGAGAAGAAAATCGTGCCCGAACCATATGTCCCCACAAGGGGGGATTCTTCCCCGAAATGCGCGTTTGCGCTGCACACACGGGCCTTTGCGCCGGTATTGCACCGGCCGGTCTCTCCGGCAGTCCGGTTGACATGGCACGCATGCGGGCAAACGGCGCAATTCCTCAACAGCGCGCGGGCGGCCTTGACGCGTCTCGCGAGCTCGCCCTTCTCGTGCAAGGCCATGTAGCCGGGCCTATATGGTTCCATGCATGATGCTCTCCGTCTATCCGCTTGTCCGCCTCTTGCCCAGGAAGGCAACCACGCGCCTCACCGACTGTTGGACGGGGTCATCGCCCTGCACGACCAAGTCAGCAAAGGCTTTTGTTGGAAAGACGTACCGTTCGGCCATCGGTTGGACAAAACGTTCGAACTGCTCGCGAATCTGCGGCTCGCTGCGGCCACGTTCCACCCGGTCCCGAACGATGCGCCGGCGCAAGCAGTCCTCGGAAGATAGATCAACGTAGACGCCCACAGTGGCAAGGCTGCGGATACCCTCGAACCACAACGCGAAGATCCCTTCAACAATCAGGATAGGCCGGGATTCGAGCGAAACGACCTCTCGCGTCCGGGCGTGGGTGGCAAAGTCGTAGCTAGGCCGTTTGATAGCCGTTCCCGCAACTATGCGGGCAAGATGGGCCGCCAGCAGGGACCAGTCGATCGCGTCGGGCGCGTCGAAGTTGCATTTCACGCGCTCTTCCATAGGCAAATGCGAATGATCCCGGTAATATGTGTCGATGGGAAGCATCGATACCCTGTCCGGGCCCCAATGAGCCTCCAGGGCACGCACCAGGGTGGACTTCCCAGAACAGGAAGGTCCCCCGAGGGCTATGATCATGGCGGGGCCGCGCATTGATCGGATCCGGGGGTTGGCGTCATGTTCATCCATACCGCAGGACAGTATATACCGGCGCTCATCCCATTGTTCCATCGATAAAGAAGTTCTGCGGAAAATCATAACGGGATTGCGTTAGACTGTAGCTGGTGGTAGAAGAATCACGTGGGGGGCGGCTGGCATGAAAGCCAAACGGATTGTACCGCGACCGTGGATGGCGGGTTGCATTCTTGGCGTGGCGGTCATCTGCGCCGCGGCCGCAAGCGTTGCGGAATCTCTGGCGCTCACGTGTCTCGACCAGACCACGCGAGCGCCTGTGGCGGGCGCGAAGGTGGCGGCTACCGTCGACACCACGCTGACGTATTATGTGACCGATGAGCGGGGCATGTGCGAGATCCCTCTGCCTGAAGGCGGGCCCCGCTCGCTGGTGGCGTTGACGTTGAACGCGGATGCCCATGTGCCCGTTGTTGTGGAATGGCGGGTGGGGTCGCGGCCCATTCCTGACAAGCACACCGTCTTACTCGAACCCGGCGCCGTGATTGGGGGCACCATCCTCAATGCCCGGGAAGAGCCCATCCCCAACGCGCTCGTGCACATTACCGTGCCCATGGCCGAAAGTGCCGGCAATCAGGTGCTCATACGCGACCACACCGAGCGCGCCGGCCCCGACGGCAAATGGACGTGCGGGATCGTGCCTTCCGAGTTGACTGCGGTCCAACTGCAGGTCGAAGTTCTAGAGCTGTCTTTGCAGCAGGTCTTCCGGTACGGCCAGGGGGGACGCGCGCTCGAACCTTTGCGGGACCTCAGCGACCGCCTGGTGCTCGAAGAGCGCGGTATCGTTTACGGCGGCGTGGTAGACCCCGACGGCAAACCGGTTGGCGGCGCCACTGTTGCGGTCTGGCTGACCGACGCGTTGTGGCGCTCCGCGCGCCTGGCCACTACCGACGCGTGGGGGCGCTTCCGAGTAACCGGATGCCCGCCCGGAAACAGCACGATTCTCGTGCGCGCGCCGGGGTGGGCGCCGCTCCTGGAACATGCCGCAGTGGCCATGCAACAACCGTCGCGGACGTTCGTCACCCAGCCTGGAACGCCGTTACGAATCCGGGTGGTAGACGCGGCAGGCGAGCCGTTGCCGGGGGCGTGGGTCACCGTCGATTCGTGGCGCGGTCTCGAAGGACTCCTGGACTGGCAGGCCTTTGCCAACGGGTCCGGCGAAGTCCTCTGGGAAGACGCGCCGAACGAGGGAATCAGCCTTGTGGTGGAAGCGGCGGGCGCCCAACCCAGCACCCTCACGATCCCTCATGTGAAGGATGAAACCTATACGATCCGAATCGGCTCCGCC
Proteins encoded in this window:
- the udk gene encoding uridine kinase, whose product is MIIALGGPSCSGKSTLVRALEAHWGPDRVSMLPIDTYYRDHSHLPMEERVKCNFDAPDAIDWSLLAAHLARIVAGTAIKRPSYDFATHARTREVVSLESRPILIVEGIFALWFEGIRSLATVGVYVDLSSEDCLRRRIVRDRVERGRSEPQIREQFERFVQPMAERYVFPTKAFADLVVQGDDPVQQSVRRVVAFLGKRRTSG
- a CDS encoding DUF5010 domain-containing protein, whose translation is MHPMRTVFLFVTLGAAIAVAAQGQFPPLPDKAPGPHVGLDAPVHAGSASFTFGAPVVGTSYFYWYDIESGAHIIDGDGSDALTTHPSDMTDLSYRHASWHRTQMEDMIDAGIDFLMPVFWGVPGQYEGWSFAGLGPLVEAHRALETEGKRPPFIGMFFDTSILSHNAYGSSGEPYHADLATDFGRRWFYTAIRDFFSLIPPEMWARVDGKPIIFLYAGSFAKAQTPEEFQDVRAWFRQDFGCNPFIVKMRDWQGEADAQYQWGGAIELMLDEHVAGLGPGYDHSAVAGRDPRVVDREFGWRYANHWLRLLRMSVESRPWMVHVETWNEWHEGTDVAASREYGRLYIMLTKVFSDMWRAKQLLKPVGPFVEAGSVAWEQGVANGISIRLSDGDGVWRENEAGGRKAVVSQENPETPNSRYLYFDVDDGFSLTLNGGAALVEVTYWDTGCEAFALEYDSTDPESGPVSGSFRDGGSKTLGQTGVWQTAVFEIDKCRFGNRSNGGDFRLAVRGGAQELAVCKVTVLRK
- a CDS encoding radical SAM protein gives rise to the protein MEPYRPGYMALHEKGELARRVKAARALLRNCAVCPHACHVNRTAGETGRCNTGAKARVCSANAHFGEESPLVGTYGSGTIFFSWCNLKCLFCQNAELSAYGMGRDLGANDLARLMLDLQALRCHNINLVSPSHVVPQILEALPIAAEQGLRLPLVYNSGGYDSVPTLKLLDGVFDIYMPDMKYADAATAERLSGISEYPSINRAAVREMHRQVGDLTMDSRGVAYRGLLVRHLVLPENLAGTQAIMEFLARDLSPNTYVNVMAQYHPCHHANDMPPLTRRITSVEYENAVEIARKAGLHRFAR